In the genome of Curtobacterium sp. MCLR17_036, the window ACCGCACCCGTCGTCCAGCAGGGTGACCGGCAGGGTGAACGCGGTCCGCCGGAGTGCTGTCAGCACCTCGGGGGACCGCCGCGGCGACACCGGAGGGGGACCGGCGTGTACCCCGTAACGCGCCGGTAACACCCCCGCTCGGGGGCCGCGTTGCGAAGGGGTCCGCGGTCTGCATCAATGGGGTCACCCGAACCGACCCTGATTCCCCGATGGCGCGGAATCACCACCTCGAACGTTGAAGCAGGGATCGATGTTCACCTTCATTCTGCAGATCAGGCAGATGGTCGAAGGGCACCCCGAGTTCTACCTGTTCGCCGTGTACTCCGCGGTGATCTGGTTGCTCTGGCTGCTCAAGGTCGTCCTGTCCGCCCGTTACCGCCCCTTCACCGGCACCTTCATCGGTACCACCAGCGTCGTCGTCCCCGTCGTGGACGAACCGCTCGACCTGTTCCGCGACGTCATCGGTCGCATGGTCGAGCAGCGACCCGGCGAGATCATCGTCGTCATCAACGGTGCCCGCAACGAGGCACTCGAAGCCGTCTGCGACGAGTTCGCCCCACTCGTCCGCTGGACCCACACGCCCATCCCGGGCAAGCGCAACGCCGTCAAGGTCGGCACCGAGATGTCGAACGGTGACATCACCGTGCTCGTCGACTCCGACACGGTGTGGACGCCCGGCACCCTCGACGAGCTGCTCAAGCCGTTCGCCGACGAGTCGGTCGGCGGAGTCACGACCCGGCAGCGCATCCTCGAGCCGGAGCGCAGCTGGATCACCCGCTGGGCCGACTGGCTCGAGAACTCGCGGGCGCTGTACTCGATGCCCGCGCAGAGCGTCCTCGGCCAGATCGGCTGCCTGCCGGGCCGGACCATCGCGTTCCGCCGGAACATCCTGGTGCGGGTCATGGACCGCTTCATGCACGAGAAGTTCATGGGCGTGTTCCTCGAGGTCTCGGACGACCGCACGCTGACGAACCTCACGCTCAAGGAGGGGTACCGCACCGTCTACCAGTACACGTCGCTGGTCTACACGGACGCCCCGCTGCAGGTGAAGAAGCTGTTCAAGCAGCAGCTCCGCTGGGCCCGCGGCTCGCAGTACAACACCCTGCGGATGCTGCCCTGGATGCTCGGCCACGCGCCGATCCTCGCCGCCTTCTTCATCACCGACATCATCCTGCCGTTCATGCTCTTCGGCGTGATCGCCGGCTGGATCTACCGCGCACTGACCGGGCAGGGCGAGAACCTGTACCAGGGCATCCTGTCGCAGTACGGGTTCTCCACCGGCTTCGTCTACGTGGCGGCGCTCATGGTCGTCTCGTCGGTGCTCAGCATGGCGATCCGGCAGATGCGCCACCTCGCCGAGAAGCCGAGCGACTTCTTCCGCCTGCCGATGTTCATCATCGTGTCGACGTTCTTCCTCATGCCGATCCGGCTCATCGGCTTCTTCCGCCTGGCGCACGCGTCCGGTTGGGGGACCCGGGCAGGCGCCTACGCCGGCGGCCCGATGCAGGAGGACCCGTCCGACGCCGCCCTGCCCGCCGGCTTCGGCGCGGCACCGGTCAGCCCGGTCGACGCCGCCACGGGCCCGCTGGCCGGCGGCACGCACGCCGCCGACGGTGTCGCCCGCGTCCGGGGTGACGACCAGGTGGCCGCCGACCGCGCGTTCGACGAGCTCTTCGGAGCCGACGCCACCACCAACTCCACCGCGACCGTCCTGGCGACCCGGCGCGAGGCCGCCGCGTCGCAGGCGGCGTCCGCCGCCGCGCGGACGACCGCCCCGACGACGACCCGCCGGTACAACCCGTACGCCGCGATCCCGTACGTGATCGGCATCGCGATCTTCGCCCTGGAGGCGTTCCTCATTGTCTGACATCATCCGATCCTCGAGCGCCTGGTGGGCGCAGTCGAGCAAGCACGCCCGCCGCACGGCCATCGGGACGACCGCGATCGTCCTGACCCTCGGCCTCATCACCTGGTCCGTCTGGGTGTCCCCGTCCGGCCCGGTCTCCACCGCCGTGCACCAGGCACTCGGGGTCGAGGCGCCGAAGTCCACGAAGGTCTCCGCCGCGGAGCTGCAGACCAAGCTCGACGCCGCGCAGAAGCGCATCTGGGCGCTCGAGGGCAAGCTCGACTCGCGCACCGCGCAGTCCGGCTCGCGTGGTGACCAGATCAGCGAGCTCGAAGCGCAGATCGCGTCGCTGCGGTCCCAGCTCGGTGCCGCCTCCGGCTCGGGAGGCGCGTCCTCCGTCGACGCCGCGGGCTCCGGTTCGTCGGGTGGTTCCGCCTCGGGCGTCGGTGCCGGCAGCGGGTCCGGCTCGGGTTCCGGCTCGGGGTCGGGCGGCGGCGGTGCCGCCGGCGGTGTCGGCGGCGTCGGTTCCGACAACGGATCGGGCAGTGGACCCGGTTCCGGTGCGGGCAACGGCTCCGGGTCCGGGAACGGCTCCGGCGGCGGTACCGGCGGCGGAGCCACCAACCCGAACCCCGGTCCGTCCACGGACCCCGGCCCGACGCCGGTCGACGTCCCTACGAAGGCCGAGGTGCTCGCGCAGCAGTCCCGCTGGTACGGCCTGTACACGGCGCAGTCGCCCTTCAACTGGGCCGAGTACGACGACGTGTCGCGCCAGGTCGGCCGGGCCACGAACATGGTCGGCTTCTTCCAGGGCTTCGACCAGGACTTCAACCAGAACGCCGTCCAGCGGTCCTGGGCGAACGGTCGCCTGCCGATGATGACGTGGGAGTCCGTCCCCGCACTGACCGGCAACGACCAGCCCTACGTCGAGGGCTACACCAACGAGGACATCACCTCGGGCAGCTTCGACGCCTACCTGACGAAGTACGCGAAGGCCCTCGCGGCCAACGGGCAGCCGCTCGTCATCCGCTTCGACCACGAGATGAACGGCCAGTGGTACAACTGGTCCGAGTCGGCGAAGCAGCAGAACGCCGCCGGTTCCTACAAGCGGATGTGGCAGCACGTCTGGCAGGTCTTCGAGGACAACGGCGCCAACCAGTACGCCATCTGGGACTGGTCGCCGTCGCGCATCGACAAGCTCGGCAACCCGAAGTACCAGACGCTCGACTACATGCAGCAGTACTACCCCGGATCCGAGTACGTGGACTGGGTCGGCATGAGCGGCTACTACCGCGACACCGCCGAGCAGCCCACCTTCGCGAACACGTTCGGTGCCACGCTCGCCCAGATCCGGCAGATCGCGCCGGGCAAGGGCATCGTGCTCAACGAGATCGGCGCGACCGAGACCGGGGGCAGCGTCTCGAACTCGCAGAAGACGCAGTGGATCACCTCGCTCTTCGACGCCCTCGCCGACCCCGCCAACGCGGACATCGTCGGCTTCGCCTACTTCAGCGAGACCGCCACCACCATCGTCGACGGCAAGCGCACGACGAACGACTGGCGGCTCAACTCCCGTGCCGACTCCCTGGCGGCCTTCGCCGAGGGCATCAAGCGCACCGACATCGACTACGACCTGCAGGAGGTCACGCCATGACCGCGTCCGCTTCTTCCGCTGCCACCCCGTCCGCCGACGTCCGTCCCGCTCCCGTCATCAGCGTCATCGGCACCGGCTACCTCGGCGCCACCCACGCCGCCGCCATGGCCGAGATGGGCTTCGAGACCATCGGCGTGGACGTCGACCCGGCGAAGCTCGCCGCGCTGTCGGCCGGTGAGGTCCCGTTCTACGAGCCGGGTCTGCCCGAGCTCATCACGAAGCACGTCGCCAGCGGCAAGCTCCGCTTCACCGCCTCGCTCGCCGAGGCCGTGGCCGCGGCCGACGTCCACTTCGTCTGCGTCGGCACCCCGCAGCGTGCCGGGTCGCACGCCGCGAACCTGACGTACGTCGAGGCCGCGACCCGTGGTGTCGCCGAGCACCTCACCCACCCGGGCCTGATCGTCGGCAAGTCGACCGTCCCGGTCGGCACCGCCGCCCGGCTCCGGGGCATCGTCAGCGAGTTCGCCCCGGCCGGCATCGCCGCGGAGCTCATCTGGAACCCGGAGTTCCTGCGCGAGGGCAAGGCCGTCGACGACACCCTGCACCCGGACCGTCTGGTCTGGGGTGGCGCGTCGGAGGCCGCCGACGCCGTGATCCGCGAGGTGTACGCCGCACCGATCGCCGAGGGCACCCCGGTCATCACGACCGACCTCGCCACGGCCGAGCTCGTCAAGGTGAGCGCGAACGCGTTCCTCGCGACGAAGATCTCGTTCATCAACGCCATCTCCGAGATGTGCGCGATCACCGGCGCCGACGTCACCACGTTGGCCGACGCCCTCGGCCACGACGCCCGCATCGGTCGGAAGTTCCTGAACGCCGGGCTCGGCTTCGGCGGCGGCTGCCTGCCGAAGGACATCCGTGCCCTCATGCACCGTGCGAACGAGCTCGGCGCGGGCCGCGTCGTCGGACTCATGCAGCAGGTCGACGAGATCAACATGGGTCAGCGCGAGCGCGTCATCGACATGACGATCGAGGCCCTCGGCGGGTCCGTGCTGAACCGACGCGTCGCCGTGGTCGGGGCCGCCTTCAAGCCCCTCACCGACGACGTCCGCGACTCGCCCGCGCTCAACGTCGCCGCGGCGCTGCACCTTCGCGGTGCCCAGGTGACGCTCTGGGACCCCGAGGCCCTCGAGACCGCTCGGCGTTCCTTCCCGACGCTGACCTACGCGACCTCGATGGAGGACGCCGTCGAGGACGCCGACGTCGTGCTCGTGCTCACCGAGTGGGACGAGGTCGTCACGGCCGACGCCGCTCGACTCGCCGACATCGTCGGCCGCCGCGTGGTCGTCGACGCACGCAACTGCCTCCCGGTCCAGGACTGGGTCCGAGCGGGGTGGTCCGTCCGTTCCCTGGGACGGCCCACGCCGGTCACGGGTGCACCCGTGAGCGTCGCAGCGGGGACGAACGACGCCGTGGCCACGGCCCGGTAGTCACCGCAGGCGTAGCGTCCGTGCCGGGGGCGGCGCGGACCCCGTTCCTGCGTGCGGGGGCGGGGGCCCGGCGTGGGCGCGGGTGCGGGTGCGGGTGCGGGTGCGGGGGTGCTGTTTCGCGCGTGGGAGGTCGTTTCGCGCGTCGGAGGTTGTTCCGCGCGTAGGAGGCCCGATGTTCCCACCACCTACGCGCGATCTCGCTTCCCATGGCGCCGGCGATGGGAAGGAATGCGCGTCGTGTCGGCGTGGCTGCTGCTCGCGCACCGTCGTCCATCGCAGTCGAGGCCGCTGACGTGCGGCGCTGGTACCGTGCGACCCGCGGGGTGCTCGTGCTCGGCAGGGCCGGTTCCACCGCCGTCCTCGGCGCCCCGGACGCCCAGTGGGCGACGGACCGCTGACCCGGGCGCGTCGCGCCCCGCGCGCATCCGTGACCGACTGGAGGCCCGGTGCCGGTCCCTGGGACCGGCACCGGGCCTCCAGTCGGTCAGGACGGACGTTCCGCAGAGAGCGCGTGGGAAGCGGTCCCGCGCACGGCAGGCAGTCCGGCGCGTCGGAGGCCCGACGTTCCCGCCGCCGACACGCGATCCTGTTCCCTCCAGCACGGGCGATGGGAAGAACCGCGCTGCGATGCCGTGTACCCGAGCGCGCGCGAGCACACTCAACGCACCCGGCACGCCGGGCCCGGTCCAGCACAGCGGAAGGCCCCGCACCGGAGAAACGGTGCGGGGCCTTCGCCAGCGGGCGGGCGTGGATCAGACGCCGAAGTACAGCTCGTACTCGAACGGGTGCGGGCGCTGGGCCAGCGGGAGGATCTCGTTCTCGCGCTTGTAGTCGATCCAGGTCTGGATGAGGTCCTCGGTGAAGACGTTGCCCTTCGTGAGGAACTCGTGGTCCGCCTCGAGGGCCTCGAGGGCCTCGTCGAGCGAGCCGGGGACCTGGGGGATGCCCTTGGCCTCCTCCGGCGGGAGCTCGTACAGGTCCTTGTCGACCGGCTCGTGCGGCTCGATGCGGTTCTGGATGCCGTCGAGGCCCGCCATCAGCTGCGCGGCGAACGCGAGGTACGGGTTGCCCGAGGCGTCGGGGGCGCGGAACTCGATGCGCTTCGCCTTCGGGTTGGTGCCGGTGATCGGGATGCGGATCGCGGCGGAGCGGTTGCCGGCCGAGTAGACCAGGTTGACCGGAGCCTCGAAGCCCTTGACCAGACGGTGGTACGAGTTGATCGACGGGTTCGTGAAGGCGAGCAGCGCCGAGGCGTGCTTGAGGATGCCGCCGATGTACCAACGGGCGACGTCCGACAGACCGCCGTAGCCGTTCTCGTCGTAGAAGAGCGGCTTGCCGTCGTTCCAGAGGGACTGGTGGGTGTGCATGCCCGAACCGTTGTCACCGAACAGCGGCTTCGGCATGAACGTGGCGACCTTGCCCCACTGGTCCGCGGTGTTCTTGACGATGTACTTGAACTTCAGGATGTCGTCCGCGGCGTGGACCATCGTGTCGAACTTGTAGTTGATCTCCTGCTGGCCGCCGGTGCCCACCTCGTGGTGCGAGCGCTCGAGGGTGAAGCCGGCCTCGATCAGCTTGAGCGTGATGTCGTCGCGCAGGTCGGCGGTCTTGTCGACCGGCGAGACGGGGAAGTAGCCGCCCTTGTACGGGGTCTTGTTGGCGAGGTTGCCGCCCTCTTCGTCACGACCGGTGTTCCACGCGCCCTCTTCCGAGTCGACGGCGTAGAAGGACTCGTTCTGCGTGACCGAGTAGCGGACGTCGTCGAAGATGTAGAACTCGGCCTCGGGGGCGAAGAACGCGGTGTCCGCGATGCCCGTCGACGCGAGGTACTTCTCGGCCTTCTTCGCGACCTGGCGCGGGTCGCGGCCGTAGATCTCGCCGTTGCGGGGGTTGTAGATGTCGAACACCATGATGAGCGTGCGCTCGGCGCGGAACTGGTCGATGTACGCCGTCGTGACATCGGGGATGAGCTGCATGTCGGACTCGTGGATCGACGCGAAGCCACGGATCGAGGAGCCGTCGAACAGCTGACCCACCGAGAAGAAGTCCTCGTCGACGGTCGATGCCGGGATGTTGAAGTGCTGCTGCACACCGGGCAGGTCCGTGAAGCGGATGTCGAGGAACTTGACGTCGGTGTCCTTGATGAAGGCCAGGACCTCGGAGGAATCGCTGAACATGGGGCCGATCTCCAATGGGTTGGGTGATGTCGGAGGTACCGGTCAAGGCACCCTCCGACGAGGCTATTGACACGGGGTTTCCCGGACATGACTGGATTGTTTCCGGCGTGTTACGCCCAGTCCGACGCCGGAGCCCGTCCCGTCCGGGGGCTGCCGATCCCCGCCGTCGCCTACGCTGGAGCAATGGCCCGCAACACCCCCAGCCCGTCCGCGTCCTCCGAGCACCCGGACGGGTGGCCGGGGAAGGACCTCGGCCTGCCCGAGGAAGGACCGCGGAGCGTCGGCCGGATCGGGCGACGGCTCGTCGCGCTCGTCATCGACGGCGCGCTGGCAGATCTCATCGCCTACGTGACCGGGGTCTGGTCGCCGGTGCAGGGCACGGCCGACATCGCGCACTCCTGGGTGCAGATCGCGATCTTCGCCGGGCTCCAGGTCCTCTTCATCTGCCTGCTGTCCGGCTCGTTCGGTCACATCTGCGTCGGGCTCCGGCTGGTCCCGATGCGCGGCGGGTACATCGGCGTGTGGCGTCCGGTCCTCCGGACGGTGCTGCTCTGCCTCATCGTGCCGCCGCTCATCATCGACCGCGACAGCCGCGGCGCCCACGACCGGATCGCCGGCACGGTGCTCGTCCGCCGCTGAGCCCCGGCCACTGGTCCGAACGGTCGCCCGTCCGTCCATCCCGGACACGGCGTCGTTCCACCCCTCACGCACGGAACGCCCCCGACCTGGCACGGTCGGGGGCGTTCCGTCGAGCGGTCTGCCGATCAGCGCGGACGCCCGGCGCGCGCACGCATCGGGTCCATGCCCTTCGGGATCGCCGACGCCGGGCTCTGCGTCAGGGAGTCGAGACGGTTCGCGACCGCGAGGACCTCGTTGCGGTTCAGCGAGCTCTTGAACTTGTTCATCGCCCGGGGGAGCTTGTGCAGGGTCACGGCGTCGTCACCGTCGTCACCGTCGTCGACGTGGACGACGTGGACCGGGACGTTCGGCACGATGCGCTGGACCTTCCGGCGTTCCTCGCCGAGCTGGCGGGTCAGGTTGCCCCGCTGCCCCTCGGTGATCAGGACGACACCGGGGCGCCCGACTGCGCGGTAGACCGCCGACTGCGAGCGGCCGTGGACGGCGACGGGCATCTCGCTCGAACGCCACTGGCGGCGGAGCGAGTTCGTCAGTACGGCACCGACGGCGCCCGGCTGCCCCTCGATCTGCCGGTACGCGGCACGCTCGGCCAGACGGCTCAGCACGATCAGGAACAGCAGGATGCCGAGCATCACGCCAGCGACGATCCAGAGGACGACCGCGAGCCAGTTCTGCCCCGGCAGCAGCAGCGCGAGCAGCACGCCGAGGACGACCGGTCCGACGAAGGCGAGCGCGAACCACCACACCGACTTCGGGTCCGCCCGACGGGTCATCTGGAAGACCTGGTACATCTGCTTGAGACGCCCCGGCTCCTTCGCCTTCTTGTCCGTGGAAGTGCTGCGTGCCATGCAGACAGGATACGGCCTGCGCCGCCCGGCGCGGACCGCGCACGGTCCGGCTGTGGGCGAACGCGCGCTCTCCACAGGTTGACGTGGACGATCGGGAGGCCCGGCTCCGCTCCGCCACGCTGGTCACCGTGCACACGAGTCCAGTCCACCCCGGCCGCCGGTGCGAGCCGGACCTCGCCGAACGCTGGTCCGCGCCGGCGGACGATCACGACGCGTGGGCCTGGGCGCTCGACCGCAGCGCCACGGTCGACCGCCACCTCGTCGCCGTCCACGCCGTCGCCCGCACTGGGGGCGGCGACCTCGTGGTCGACCTCGTCCGTCCTGGTGGGACACCCCTGGCGCAGGCGCTCGACCGCATCGGCAGCCTGACCACGGGCGTCGCGGTGACCCTGAGTGTGCCGCTGCTCACGGTGGTCCTCGCCGCGCGTGACGGCACCGTGCTGCTCGGCACGGCCGCAGCCGACGACGTCGTGGTCGACGATGCCGGTGCGGTGGTGCTCTGCGACCGCCCGCCCGGCGCGACACCGACCGCACCGCGCGGGACGGCCGGACCGTCCCCGACGGTCGCCGACGCCGCACGCACCGCCGCCCTCGCGGCACGCACGGTGTGGGACCGGGTCGACCCCGCCGACCCGGCGCGCGCCGTCGTCGATCCCGCACTCGAGGCAGCCGTCGACGGCGACCGGCGCGCGGCGGTCGCCGCGCTCGACGCGGTCCGTGCGAGCGCCGCCCCGCGGCCCTTCCGCTGGGACCCGGCCCCGGCCGACCTGGTCTTCGCGGCACCCGGTCCGGTTCCGACCCCGCCGACGCCGTTCGCCCGCCTGCAGGACGCCGTCGAGCGCGGGCTGCCGATCGGCGACCGCCGGGTACCGCTGCGGCGCCTGCTGGTCGGGGTCGTCGTGCTGGTCGGCACCGTCGTCGCCGGCGGCGTCCTGCTCGCCCCGTGAACGACGAGGGCCCGTCGACGACGAAGGCCCGTGGACGACGACGGCCCGTGGACGACGAAGGCCCGTGGACGACGAAGGCACATGGACGACGACGGCACGTGGACGACGAGTGCCCGTGGACGACGACGGCCCCGGTCCCACGAAGGGGACCGGGGCCGTCGGCGGTGGTGCGGGTCAGTACCCGAGGTTGGGGGCGAAGTTGCCCTCTTCCAGACGGTTCTTCACTGCGACCAGGTAGCGCGACGCGTCCGCACCGTCGATGATGCGGTGGTCGTACGACAGCGCGAGGTAGACGAACGACCGGATGGCGATCGCCTCCTGGCCGTCCACCTTCACGACCGCCGGACGCTTCGTCACGATGCCCGTGCCGAGGATCGCCGACTGCGGCAGGAACACGACGGGCGTGTCGAACAGCGCGCCACGCGAACCGGTGTTGGTCAGCGTGAACGTGCCGCCGGCGAGCTCGTCGGGCTTGAGCTGGTTGTTGCGGGTGCGCTCGGCCAGGTCCGCGATCGACTTCGAGAACTGTGCGAGGTCGAGCGACGCGGCGTCCTTGATCACCGGGGTGAGCAGGCCGCGCTCGGTGTCCACCGCGATCGAGACGTTCTCGGTCTCCGGGTAGACGATCTCGTCGCCGTCCACGGTCGAGTTGATCTTCGGGTGGGCCTTGAGCGCCTCGGAGGCCGCCAGGGCGAAGAACGGCATGAAGGAGAGCTTCGAACCGGTCTTCTCGAGGAACTCGGCCTTGTTGGCGTCGCGGAACTGGGCCACCTTGGTGACGTCCACCTCGACGACGCTGGTCAGCTGAGCGGTCGACGTCATCGACTGCACGGCGCGCTCGGCGACGACCTTGCGCAGGCGCGTCATCTTCTCGCGGGTGCCGCGCAGTGGCGAGACCTCGGCGACGAACGGACCGGAGGCGGCGGCGGGTGCTGCCGAGCCGGCGGCGGCCGGGGCCTTCGCGGCGGCGGCGAGCACGTCCTCCTTGCGGACACGACCGCCGACACCCGAACCGGTGACGGTGGACAGGTCGACGCCCTGCTCGTTGGCGAGCTTGCGGACGAGCGGGGTGACGTAGCCGGAGGCGGCGCCGTCCTGCGTCGGGTTCGGCACCGCGGCGGCGGTGGTGCCACCGGCGGCGGGAGCCGCAGCGGCCGGGGCCGGCACGGCTGCGGGCGGAGCCGGGACGGCGGCGGGCGGCGGCACCGGGGCGGCCTGCGGCACCGGAGCGGCGGCGGGCGGCGCCGACGGGGCCTGCGGTGCTGCGGGCTGGGTCTGGCCGGCGGGGGCGGGCTCGGGCTGGGCGGGCGCCGGAGCGGGGGTCTCGGACTCCTGCTCGGTGCTCGGCTCGGCCTCGGGCTCCTCGGCCTCGGCAGCGGCGGCGTTCGACGAGTCCGTGTCGGACGAACCCTGGTCGGAGGAACCGGAGTCGGACGAGCCGGAGCC includes:
- a CDS encoding glycosyltransferase family 2 protein, which translates into the protein MFTFILQIRQMVEGHPEFYLFAVYSAVIWLLWLLKVVLSARYRPFTGTFIGTTSVVVPVVDEPLDLFRDVIGRMVEQRPGEIIVVINGARNEALEAVCDEFAPLVRWTHTPIPGKRNAVKVGTEMSNGDITVLVDSDTVWTPGTLDELLKPFADESVGGVTTRQRILEPERSWITRWADWLENSRALYSMPAQSVLGQIGCLPGRTIAFRRNILVRVMDRFMHEKFMGVFLEVSDDRTLTNLTLKEGYRTVYQYTSLVYTDAPLQVKKLFKQQLRWARGSQYNTLRMLPWMLGHAPILAAFFITDIILPFMLFGVIAGWIYRALTGQGENLYQGILSQYGFSTGFVYVAALMVVSSVLSMAIRQMRHLAEKPSDFFRLPMFIIVSTFFLMPIRLIGFFRLAHASGWGTRAGAYAGGPMQEDPSDAALPAGFGAAPVSPVDAATGPLAGGTHAADGVARVRGDDQVAADRAFDELFGADATTNSTATVLATRREAAASQAASAAARTTAPTTTRRYNPYAAIPYVIGIAIFALEAFLIV
- a CDS encoding UDP-glucose/GDP-mannose dehydrogenase family protein, translating into MTASASSAATPSADVRPAPVISVIGTGYLGATHAAAMAEMGFETIGVDVDPAKLAALSAGEVPFYEPGLPELITKHVASGKLRFTASLAEAVAAADVHFVCVGTPQRAGSHAANLTYVEAATRGVAEHLTHPGLIVGKSTVPVGTAARLRGIVSEFAPAGIAAELIWNPEFLREGKAVDDTLHPDRLVWGGASEAADAVIREVYAAPIAEGTPVITTDLATAELVKVSANAFLATKISFINAISEMCAITGADVTTLADALGHDARIGRKFLNAGLGFGGGCLPKDIRALMHRANELGAGRVVGLMQQVDEINMGQRERVIDMTIEALGGSVLNRRVAVVGAAFKPLTDDVRDSPALNVAAALHLRGAQVTLWDPEALETARRSFPTLTYATSMEDAVEDADVVLVLTEWDEVVTADAARLADIVGRRVVVDARNCLPVQDWVRAGWSVRSLGRPTPVTGAPVSVAAGTNDAVATAR
- a CDS encoding DUF4191 family protein, which translates into the protein MARSTSTDKKAKEPGRLKQMYQVFQMTRRADPKSVWWFALAFVGPVVLGVLLALLLPGQNWLAVVLWIVAGVMLGILLFLIVLSRLAERAAYRQIEGQPGAVGAVLTNSLRRQWRSSEMPVAVHGRSQSAVYRAVGRPGVVLITEGQRGNLTRQLGEERRKVQRIVPNVPVHVVHVDDGDDGDDAVTLHKLPRAMNKFKSSLNRNEVLAVANRLDSLTQSPASAIPKGMDPMRARAGRPR
- the glnA gene encoding type I glutamate--ammonia ligase, producing MFSDSSEVLAFIKDTDVKFLDIRFTDLPGVQQHFNIPASTVDEDFFSVGQLFDGSSIRGFASIHESDMQLIPDVTTAYIDQFRAERTLIMVFDIYNPRNGEIYGRDPRQVAKKAEKYLASTGIADTAFFAPEAEFYIFDDVRYSVTQNESFYAVDSEEGAWNTGRDEEGGNLANKTPYKGGYFPVSPVDKTADLRDDITLKLIEAGFTLERSHHEVGTGGQQEINYKFDTMVHAADDILKFKYIVKNTADQWGKVATFMPKPLFGDNGSGMHTHQSLWNDGKPLFYDENGYGGLSDVARWYIGGILKHASALLAFTNPSINSYHRLVKGFEAPVNLVYSAGNRSAAIRIPITGTNPKAKRIEFRAPDASGNPYLAFAAQLMAGLDGIQNRIEPHEPVDKDLYELPPEEAKGIPQVPGSLDEALEALEADHEFLTKGNVFTEDLIQTWIDYKRENEILPLAQRPHPFEYELYFGV
- the sucB gene encoding 2-oxoglutarate dehydrogenase, E2 component, dihydrolipoamide succinyltransferase, which encodes MSESVNLPALGESVTEGTVTRWLKNVGDRVEVDEPLLEVSTDKVDTEIPSPIAGVIEEILVPEDETVEVGTALVKIGDGSGSSDSGSSDQGSSDTDSSNAAAAEAEEPEAEPSTEQESETPAPAPAQPEPAPAGQTQPAAPQAPSAPPAAAPVPQAAPVPPPAAVPAPPAAVPAPAAAAPAAGGTTAAAVPNPTQDGAASGYVTPLVRKLANEQGVDLSTVTGSGVGGRVRKEDVLAAAAKAPAAAGSAAPAAASGPFVAEVSPLRGTREKMTRLRKVVAERAVQSMTSTAQLTSVVEVDVTKVAQFRDANKAEFLEKTGSKLSFMPFFALAASEALKAHPKINSTVDGDEIVYPETENVSIAVDTERGLLTPVIKDAASLDLAQFSKSIADLAERTRNNQLKPDELAGGTFTLTNTGSRGALFDTPVVFLPQSAILGTGIVTKRPAVVKVDGQEAIAIRSFVYLALSYDHRIIDGADASRYLVAVKNRLEEGNFAPNLGY
- a CDS encoding glycosyl hydrolase translates to MSDIIRSSSAWWAQSSKHARRTAIGTTAIVLTLGLITWSVWVSPSGPVSTAVHQALGVEAPKSTKVSAAELQTKLDAAQKRIWALEGKLDSRTAQSGSRGDQISELEAQIASLRSQLGAASGSGGASSVDAAGSGSSGGSASGVGAGSGSGSGSGSGSGGGGAAGGVGGVGSDNGSGSGPGSGAGNGSGSGNGSGGGTGGGATNPNPGPSTDPGPTPVDVPTKAEVLAQQSRWYGLYTAQSPFNWAEYDDVSRQVGRATNMVGFFQGFDQDFNQNAVQRSWANGRLPMMTWESVPALTGNDQPYVEGYTNEDITSGSFDAYLTKYAKALAANGQPLVIRFDHEMNGQWYNWSESAKQQNAAGSYKRMWQHVWQVFEDNGANQYAIWDWSPSRIDKLGNPKYQTLDYMQQYYPGSEYVDWVGMSGYYRDTAEQPTFANTFGATLAQIRQIAPGKGIVLNEIGATETGGSVSNSQKTQWITSLFDALADPANADIVGFAYFSETATTIVDGKRTTNDWRLNSRADSLAAFAEGIKRTDIDYDLQEVTP
- a CDS encoding RDD family protein is translated as MARNTPSPSASSEHPDGWPGKDLGLPEEGPRSVGRIGRRLVALVIDGALADLIAYVTGVWSPVQGTADIAHSWVQIAIFAGLQVLFICLLSGSFGHICVGLRLVPMRGGYIGVWRPVLRTVLLCLIVPPLIIDRDSRGAHDRIAGTVLVRR